From the Papaver somniferum cultivar HN1 chromosome 2, ASM357369v1, whole genome shotgun sequence genome, the window AGTCCAGTTTTTTTATCGTGGAGCATTCTATTGCTTAGACATCAATGGAACTTTAGGAGTATGTAATTTGGAGCATGGCATTAATTGGGAAATATTAGACACGGTGACTCGTCCTAACTGTGAGTTTATCTATAAGAGTTTCTTGGTGGAGTGTGAAGGAAaacttttatctgtgtttttaggCCGTTTCGGAAAATGGGTTCGCATTTTTAGGTTGGAGCACAATGATACGGTTTGGGTTGAAGTTAAGCATTTGGGGCGGTATATCTTGTTCATTAGCAACACCTCTTGTATCTCAGCAATTGCTCAGACAAGTCAAATGGAGAACAAAGTCTCCTTTCCAAGGTTGCATAACAAAGGAATTTTGTACTATTCCCTTGATACAGGTATGTATCACTGTTTTGGGAGTGGACATTGTGCTAAAGATCTCAGGTGGACATTGTGATTCGGAGGAGGATTTAAACTGCAGTTGGATTGAACCTAATTGGTCAGAGATCTCAGGTGAATCTCTTCACTGGCTCAGCGTGCCCGGATAAATATATTAGCCTCCTTTTGCCATGTAATCTTTTTCTGTGTAGCATTAGATTCGTTATGTGCGTGTGTTTATGAATTTATGCAGTTGACCCATTATATGACACATTTTGGTCTCTTTCTCGGTTGAGTGGTGAAACTGTTCAAAGtgcttgaaaattgaaaattttgaatcattccTTTTTTTTGTCATGAATTTTCCTTTTTCAAATCACTGTTGGCAACCCAGGATTTCATCAGTCAGAATCAATATTTACGTCTTAGATATCTCATATCTTGAACAAATGATTCTGACTGATCAATTTGTTATGATACATATGATATTATAGATGTGTTTTGGGGCCGAGTTTAACGGGTCTAAAGATTAAAAAAACAGGCAAAATCCTTGCAAGCACACTTCCATTATTGCGAACTAAATATTTGCATTCTATTTGAGCCGTTTACTCGATTGTGGCAATGACTCACAGGCGTAAGTGATACAACTGGGATAGCTTCAACTGGCTTATTGAAATCTATCAAATTAGAGAAGTTCCATACAGATGGTTACTGTGAAGGTGTAAAAGATGCAGCCTTAAGCTGGAGGTGACAAATGCTGAGTTCCATGCCTCTCTGAACCATGTCTAGTAATAACCTGTTAGCTGTTTCAGCAGCAGCTTTGTCTGCCCCATCCACCCTGAGAGCGATATCCGAAATAATACTCTCTAACAATGAAGATGCCGGCAATCTCTTCTGCGGAGAATCTCTGAGCAAATCAAGCAGTGTTCGAGCTCTTTCTTGAGCTACTCCTGTGCCTTCCACTGTTAATCGCAAGAGACCTGGAATTGCACCTTCTTTCAGGATAAGTTCTCTATATTTATTTCTGCAACTCCAGCATAAAGACAGCAGCGCTCCAACTGCATGCTCAGTACTGATTAAAGATCCATCTTCCACAGTTTCAACCAATGTCAGAATTCCCATAGTAGAGTCCGAAATTGCTAACCGTCCTTCTTCGGAGTTGGCCAAGATTCCGAGTAACGCACTTGTTTTCTCAGCAAATTTGGAGTATTTTTTGCACTCTTGGAGTAGGGTAAGCAAAGGAGGAACTGCTTCAGCCGTGATAACAGGAGTCGAATTTTTTGTGCAGGTAGAGAGATTGTATAAAGCTGTGACAGCGTCTACTTTTCCTTGGACACTACTAGAGCTGAGAGTCTGAACTAGAAGAGGTATAGCTCCAGAAATCGCAATTGTTGGTTTATTAGAAGGTGAAGATGAGAGTGTCAAAATTGCTGCAGTAGCTAAATCTCTTAAATGACCATTCTGGGATTTAAGAAGTTCGACCAGAGACGGAACCGCACCTGATGTCACTATTATGACTTTGTTTCTGAAAAGAAAGCACCACTGTAATCAGGAAAGCAGCTGACAAATATATCTCACCAGATGAACAAACATTTTGTGAGATATAAGAGAACAGTAAAGAAAACAAACAGGTCAACTCCTGCAAGCAATTTACAGGAAATGAAGCAAGATACACTTCACAACAACAGCAAAGACAACACTAAGACAATGGTATCTAGATTACAAGAACATACTGATTTTAAGATAACACAGACAGATGGAAATCCCAACTTTCAGATTTTGACAAACAGAAAAAAATTTGTCTTCAAGAAATTGAACATAAGAATCTCTAAAACACTACTACCACCAATCATCCTAGATCTGAAGGCATTACAAAAACATTGTGAGATGCTCAAATCTACATAGTGATTAATCCAAAACATGCCAAGATTCAGAGATCTTATAAATGAAACACCCTTAATTTCAGAACAATGAATACACAAAACATCAATGATTTACCGACACAAATGAATCAAAAAATTAGGGATTTAGAGCAAACCCAGAGATTAAAAAAACTCACCGTTCATTCCGGGCAGCGATATTGAGAAGAGCGAGCAATGCAGATTCAGTAGCTTCTAAATTCGAACAAGAAATCATAGAAATCAAAGGTTGTACAATCCCTGCAACTCCACAACAAGAACGAGCCTTAACAGAAGATTTAGCAATCTTTCTAATATCTTTAGCTGCTTGGATTTTAACTTGTAGAAattcatctctattattaagcttCAACGACAATTCTCTGATCagaatctctctttttgatttgcAAGTCTCTTCTTCTTGATCAACTCTCATTTTCACTTCACTTCACTCTATAAACCTTTGACTCATTAAGACCGAGCGAGTCACTGAAGTCGGAAATGTTGGGTTTTTAGTATGAATCTGAGATTTGGGAAGTAGACAGAT encodes:
- the LOC113348448 gene encoding U-box domain-containing protein 15-like, with protein sequence MRVDQEEETCKSKREILIRELSLKLNNRDEFLQVKIQAAKDIRKIAKSSVKARSCCGVAGIVQPLISMISCSNLEATESALLALLNIAARNERNKVIIVTSGAVPSLVELLKSQNGHLRDLATAAILTLSSSPSNKPTIAISGAIPLLVQTLSSSSVQGKVDAVTALYNLSTCTKNSTPVITAEAVPPLLTLLQECKKYSKFAEKTSALLGILANSEEGRLAISDSTMGILTLVETVEDGSLISTEHAVGALLSLCWSCRNKYRELILKEGAIPGLLRLTVEGTGVAQERARTLLDLLRDSPQKRLPASSLLESIISDIALRVDGADKAAAETANRLLLDMVQRGMELSICHLQLKAASFTPSQ